A part of Cannabis sativa cultivar Pink pepper isolate KNU-18-1 chromosome 6, ASM2916894v1, whole genome shotgun sequence genomic DNA contains:
- the LOC115724713 gene encoding AP3-complex subunit beta-A isoform X1: protein MFPQFGATAETLSKASTMVFRIGTDAHLYDDPEDVNIPPLLDSKFDSEKCEALKRLLALIAQGFDVSNFFPQVVKNVASQSLEVKKLVYLYLLHYAEKRPNEALLSINYFQKDLGDPNPLVRAWALRTMAGIRLHLIAPIVLVAVGKCARDPSVYVRKCAANALPKLHDLRLEENTVTVEEIVGILLNDHSPSVVGAAAAAFASVCPNNLPLAGRNFQRLCEILPDVEEWGQIILIGVLLRYVIARHGLVKESVMFSLHHSENCKSENGSLESEMKFPLAEDSNYESELAHMISHCYIEGPDKYLSRLSDMNKDFSEIRWQCVTSVRSNEDVKLLLQCTAPLLWSHNSAVLLAAAGVHWIMASREDVKGIVKPLLFVLRSSIASNYVVLCNIRVFAKAIPSLFAPYFEDFFLCSSDSYHIKALKLDILASIATDSSISQIYKEFQDYITDPDRRIAADTIAAIGICVQRLPQMAHTCLEGLLTLTRQEIFAGEFGSVDGEANVLVQAIMSIKSIIRHDPLCHEKVIIRLVRSLDSIKVPAARAIIIWMVGEYNSLGKLVPKMLTTVLKYLAWCFTSESLETKLQILNTTVKVLVCASGEDTLTFEKVLSYLLELAKCDLNYDVRDRACFLKKLLSSHLDHQAAEAEPGGLHKNRGLSCLLAKSLFAVQTKSALPQPNNHRIYLPGSLSQIVLHAAPGYEPLPKPCSLTIDVRETNESGNLATSDPSVTDDLSVSGSLDEETASDYTSQLSSAGSNGGHGSDEFGSAGENGENTSPLIQISDAGNAFQAQNHVSQSGSADFEELMSKRALESWLDEQPGLSNVNTYEPSSRNGSSARISIGDIRGKIKRKSYVLLDPVNGNGLRVDYSFSSEISSISTILVCIEVVLKNCSTEPMSNITLVDEESGHALDSADQTLTPSDSSTPSQDDVPTLASVEEITSLEPDQIMQRIIHVHFHHHLLPLKLALYCNGIRHPVKLWPDIGYFIKAVPMDVDAFINEESHLKGMFEYTRSCTFSDHIGGLNNDKGDCSVATDKFLEICRSLASKMLSNANIYLVSVDMPIAANLDDASGLCLRFSSEVLSTLKPCLITITVDGKCTEPLNISIKVNCEETVFGLNLLNRVVNFLVEPSHTNLL from the exons ATGTTCCCACAATTCGGTGCCACTGCGGAGACTTTGAGCAAGGCCTCAACAATGGTGTTTCGAATCGGCACGGATGCCCACCTATACGACGATCCAGAAGATGTCAACATACCTCCTCTCCTCGACAGCAAATTCGACTCGGAAAAATGCGAAGCTCTAAAGCGCTTGCTCGCTCTCATCGCTCAGGGCTTCGATGTCTCCAATTTCTTTCCTCAG GTTGTTAAAAACGTGGCGTCTCAGTCTTTGGAAGTAAAGAAGCTGGTTTACTTGTACTTGTTGCATTATGCTGAAAA GCGCCCAAATGAGGCATTGCTATCCATAAATTATTTCCAGAAAGATTTAGGGGATCCAAACCCATTGGTGAGGGCATGGGCGCTTCGTACAATGGCAGGAATCAGACTCCATCTCATTGCGCCTATTGTTCTGGTTGCAGTTGGCAAATGTGCAAGAGACCCATCTGTGTATGTGCGAAAATGTGCAGCAAATGCCCTTCCCAAACTGCATGATTTGCGCCTAGAGGAAAACACAGTGACGGTTGAAGAG ATTGTAGGGATACTGCTAAATGATCATTCCCCTAGTGTTGTTGGAGCTGCTGCTGCAGCATTTGCTTCTGTTTGTCCAAATAATTTGCCTCTGGCTGGAAGAAACTTTCAAAGATTATGTGAAATTCTGCctgatgttgaagaatggggcCAGATAATCTTAATTGGGGTTCTTTTGCGCTATGTTATTGCAAGACATGGACTTGTAAAGGAATCAGTTATGTTTTCTTTGCACCATTCAGAGAATTGTAAATCTGAAAATGGTAGCTTGGAGTCAGAGATGAAGTTCCCGTTGGCAGAAGACAGTAATTATGAATCTGAATTAGCACACATGATCTCCCACTGCTATATTGAAGGACCGGACAAATATTTATCAAGATTAAGTGACATGAATAAAGATTTTTCCGAAATCAGATGGCAGTGTGTTACATCTGTTAGAAGTAATGAAGATGTAAAGCTCCTTCTGCAGTGTACCGCACCATTGTTATGGAGCCATAATAGTGCAGTATTACTAGCCGCTGCTGGGGTACACTGGATTATGGCATCAAGGGAGGATGTTAAGGGGATTGTTAAGCCACTATTGTTTGTCCTAAGATCATCCATTGCCTCAAATTATGTG GTCCTTTGCAACATTCGAGTGTTTGCCAAAGCAATCCCCTCTCTCTTTGCTCCCTACTTTGAAGACTTTTTCTTATGCTCTTCAGATTCTTATCATATAAAAGCGTTGAAGCTGGACATACTGGCTTCTATTGCAACCGATTCATCAATTTCACAAATATATAAAGAATTCCAG GATTATATTACAGATCCTGATAGGAGGATTGCTGCTGACACCATTGCTGCAATTGGCATATGTGTGCAGCGACTTCCACAGATGGCCCATACATGCTTAGAAGGACTCTTGACTTTGACCAGACAAG AAATTTTTGCTGGTGAGTTTGGATCTGTTGATGGAGAAGCAAATGTTTTGGTGCAAGCAATAATGTCTATTAAATCAATCATTAGGCACGATCCACTCTGCCATGAGAAA GTAATTATTCGACTGGTTCGTAGTTTGGATTCAATAAAGGTGCCTGCTGCTCGTGCAATAATCATCTGGATGGTGGGGGAGTACAACTCTTTAGGGAAGCTAGTTCCGAAAATGTTAACCACAGTACTTAAGTATCTTGCATGGTGTTTCACTTCTGAATCTTTAGAGACAAAGCTTCAGATACTTAATACTACTGtcaag GTTTTAGTGTGTGCAAGTGGAGAAGACACTCTGACATTTGAAAAAGTCTTAAGCTATTTGCTTGAATTGGCCAAATGTGATTTGAATTATGATGTTCGTGATAGAGCTTGTTTTTTGAAGAAACTTCTATCGTCACACTTAGATCACCAAGCTGCAGAAGCAGAACCAGGGGGCCTACATAAGAATAGAGGCTTGTCATGCTTACTTGCAAAATCCTTATTTGCGGTACAAACAAAATCAGCTCTTCCCCAGCCAAATAATCATCGAATTTATCTTCCTGGTTCTTTATCTCAAATAGTACTTCATGCTGCTCCAGGTTATGAACCTCTCCCAAAACCTTGTAGTTTAACCATTGATGTTCGTGAAACAAATGAATCTGGTAATCTAGCCACTAGTGATCCTTCAGTAACAGATGATCTCTCAGTATCTGGATCATTGGATGAAGAAACTGCTTCGGATTATACCTCTCAGCTTTCCAGTGCTGGCTCTAATGGTGGTCATGGCAGTGATGAATTTGGTTCTGCAGGTGAAAATGGCGAAAACACCAGCCCATTGATTCAGATTTCAGATGCTGGAAATGCTTTCCAAGCCCAAAATCATGTTTCTCAGTCAGGTTCTGCTGATTTTGAGGAATTGATGTCAAAGAGAGCTCTAGAGTCGTGGCTGGATGAGCAGCCTGGTTTGTCAAATGTGAATACTTATGaaccaagttcaagaaatggatcTTCAGCAAGAATCTCCATTGGGGATATTAGAGGCAAAATAAAACGTAAAAGCTATGTGCTCTTGGATCCTGTAAATGGAAATGGACTGAGGGTGGATTATTCCTTTTCATCTGAGATTTCAAGCATCTCAACTATACTTGTTTGTATAGAGGTTGTCCTCAAGAACTGTTCAACAGAGCCTATGTCAAATATAACTTTAGTTGATGAAGAATCTGGCCATGCCTTGGATAGTGCAGATCAAACTTTGACTCCATCTGACAG CTCCACACCATCTCAAGATGATGTGCCAACTTTAGCATCTGTGGAGGAGATCACCTCTCTGGAGCCTGATCAGATAATGCAAAGAATCATCCACGTTCACTTCCATCACCATCTCTTACCTCTAAAGCTAGCTTTATATTGTAATGGAATAAGGCATCCTGTTAAATTATGGCCTGATATTGGATACTTTATAAAAGCTGTTCCCATGGATGTGGATGCCTTCATCAATGAGGAGTCTCATCTTAAAGGAATGTTTGAATACACGAGAAG TTGCACTTTCAGCGATCACATTGGAGGGTTAAATAACGACAAAGGTGACTGCTCGGTAGCGACAGACAAATTCCTTGAAATATGCAGAAGTCTGGCATCAAAGATGCTAAGCAATGCGAACATTTATCTTGTATCTGTGGATATGCCGATTGCTGCAAACCTTGATGATGCATCAGGGTTGTGCTTACGGTTCAGCAGTGAGGTCTTAAGCACATTGAAACCATGCTTAATTACAATTACTGTCGATGGTAAATGCACGGAACCACTGAACATTTCCATTAAAGTGAATTGTGAAGAAACTGTATTTGGCTTGAATTTGTTGAACCGGGTCGTCAATTTCTTGGTTGAGCCATCTCATACCAACTTGTTGTAA
- the LOC115724713 gene encoding AP3-complex subunit beta-A isoform X2, whose amino-acid sequence MLKSMLCCTLRPNEALLSINYFQKDLGDPNPLVRAWALRTMAGIRLHLIAPIVLVAVGKCARDPSVYVRKCAANALPKLHDLRLEENTVTVEEIVGILLNDHSPSVVGAAAAAFASVCPNNLPLAGRNFQRLCEILPDVEEWGQIILIGVLLRYVIARHGLVKESVMFSLHHSENCKSENGSLESEMKFPLAEDSNYESELAHMISHCYIEGPDKYLSRLSDMNKDFSEIRWQCVTSVRSNEDVKLLLQCTAPLLWSHNSAVLLAAAGVHWIMASREDVKGIVKPLLFVLRSSIASNYVVLCNIRVFAKAIPSLFAPYFEDFFLCSSDSYHIKALKLDILASIATDSSISQIYKEFQDYITDPDRRIAADTIAAIGICVQRLPQMAHTCLEGLLTLTRQEIFAGEFGSVDGEANVLVQAIMSIKSIIRHDPLCHEKVIIRLVRSLDSIKVPAARAIIIWMVGEYNSLGKLVPKMLTTVLKYLAWCFTSESLETKLQILNTTVKVLVCASGEDTLTFEKVLSYLLELAKCDLNYDVRDRACFLKKLLSSHLDHQAAEAEPGGLHKNRGLSCLLAKSLFAVQTKSALPQPNNHRIYLPGSLSQIVLHAAPGYEPLPKPCSLTIDVRETNESGNLATSDPSVTDDLSVSGSLDEETASDYTSQLSSAGSNGGHGSDEFGSAGENGENTSPLIQISDAGNAFQAQNHVSQSGSADFEELMSKRALESWLDEQPGLSNVNTYEPSSRNGSSARISIGDIRGKIKRKSYVLLDPVNGNGLRVDYSFSSEISSISTILVCIEVVLKNCSTEPMSNITLVDEESGHALDSADQTLTPSDSSTPSQDDVPTLASVEEITSLEPDQIMQRIIHVHFHHHLLPLKLALYCNGIRHPVKLWPDIGYFIKAVPMDVDAFINEESHLKGMFEYTRSCTFSDHIGGLNNDKGDCSVATDKFLEICRSLASKMLSNANIYLVSVDMPIAANLDDASGLCLRFSSEVLSTLKPCLITITVDGKCTEPLNISIKVNCEETVFGLNLLNRVVNFLVEPSHTNLL is encoded by the exons ATGCTGAAAAGTATGCTATGTTGCACACT GCGCCCAAATGAGGCATTGCTATCCATAAATTATTTCCAGAAAGATTTAGGGGATCCAAACCCATTGGTGAGGGCATGGGCGCTTCGTACAATGGCAGGAATCAGACTCCATCTCATTGCGCCTATTGTTCTGGTTGCAGTTGGCAAATGTGCAAGAGACCCATCTGTGTATGTGCGAAAATGTGCAGCAAATGCCCTTCCCAAACTGCATGATTTGCGCCTAGAGGAAAACACAGTGACGGTTGAAGAG ATTGTAGGGATACTGCTAAATGATCATTCCCCTAGTGTTGTTGGAGCTGCTGCTGCAGCATTTGCTTCTGTTTGTCCAAATAATTTGCCTCTGGCTGGAAGAAACTTTCAAAGATTATGTGAAATTCTGCctgatgttgaagaatggggcCAGATAATCTTAATTGGGGTTCTTTTGCGCTATGTTATTGCAAGACATGGACTTGTAAAGGAATCAGTTATGTTTTCTTTGCACCATTCAGAGAATTGTAAATCTGAAAATGGTAGCTTGGAGTCAGAGATGAAGTTCCCGTTGGCAGAAGACAGTAATTATGAATCTGAATTAGCACACATGATCTCCCACTGCTATATTGAAGGACCGGACAAATATTTATCAAGATTAAGTGACATGAATAAAGATTTTTCCGAAATCAGATGGCAGTGTGTTACATCTGTTAGAAGTAATGAAGATGTAAAGCTCCTTCTGCAGTGTACCGCACCATTGTTATGGAGCCATAATAGTGCAGTATTACTAGCCGCTGCTGGGGTACACTGGATTATGGCATCAAGGGAGGATGTTAAGGGGATTGTTAAGCCACTATTGTTTGTCCTAAGATCATCCATTGCCTCAAATTATGTG GTCCTTTGCAACATTCGAGTGTTTGCCAAAGCAATCCCCTCTCTCTTTGCTCCCTACTTTGAAGACTTTTTCTTATGCTCTTCAGATTCTTATCATATAAAAGCGTTGAAGCTGGACATACTGGCTTCTATTGCAACCGATTCATCAATTTCACAAATATATAAAGAATTCCAG GATTATATTACAGATCCTGATAGGAGGATTGCTGCTGACACCATTGCTGCAATTGGCATATGTGTGCAGCGACTTCCACAGATGGCCCATACATGCTTAGAAGGACTCTTGACTTTGACCAGACAAG AAATTTTTGCTGGTGAGTTTGGATCTGTTGATGGAGAAGCAAATGTTTTGGTGCAAGCAATAATGTCTATTAAATCAATCATTAGGCACGATCCACTCTGCCATGAGAAA GTAATTATTCGACTGGTTCGTAGTTTGGATTCAATAAAGGTGCCTGCTGCTCGTGCAATAATCATCTGGATGGTGGGGGAGTACAACTCTTTAGGGAAGCTAGTTCCGAAAATGTTAACCACAGTACTTAAGTATCTTGCATGGTGTTTCACTTCTGAATCTTTAGAGACAAAGCTTCAGATACTTAATACTACTGtcaag GTTTTAGTGTGTGCAAGTGGAGAAGACACTCTGACATTTGAAAAAGTCTTAAGCTATTTGCTTGAATTGGCCAAATGTGATTTGAATTATGATGTTCGTGATAGAGCTTGTTTTTTGAAGAAACTTCTATCGTCACACTTAGATCACCAAGCTGCAGAAGCAGAACCAGGGGGCCTACATAAGAATAGAGGCTTGTCATGCTTACTTGCAAAATCCTTATTTGCGGTACAAACAAAATCAGCTCTTCCCCAGCCAAATAATCATCGAATTTATCTTCCTGGTTCTTTATCTCAAATAGTACTTCATGCTGCTCCAGGTTATGAACCTCTCCCAAAACCTTGTAGTTTAACCATTGATGTTCGTGAAACAAATGAATCTGGTAATCTAGCCACTAGTGATCCTTCAGTAACAGATGATCTCTCAGTATCTGGATCATTGGATGAAGAAACTGCTTCGGATTATACCTCTCAGCTTTCCAGTGCTGGCTCTAATGGTGGTCATGGCAGTGATGAATTTGGTTCTGCAGGTGAAAATGGCGAAAACACCAGCCCATTGATTCAGATTTCAGATGCTGGAAATGCTTTCCAAGCCCAAAATCATGTTTCTCAGTCAGGTTCTGCTGATTTTGAGGAATTGATGTCAAAGAGAGCTCTAGAGTCGTGGCTGGATGAGCAGCCTGGTTTGTCAAATGTGAATACTTATGaaccaagttcaagaaatggatcTTCAGCAAGAATCTCCATTGGGGATATTAGAGGCAAAATAAAACGTAAAAGCTATGTGCTCTTGGATCCTGTAAATGGAAATGGACTGAGGGTGGATTATTCCTTTTCATCTGAGATTTCAAGCATCTCAACTATACTTGTTTGTATAGAGGTTGTCCTCAAGAACTGTTCAACAGAGCCTATGTCAAATATAACTTTAGTTGATGAAGAATCTGGCCATGCCTTGGATAGTGCAGATCAAACTTTGACTCCATCTGACAG CTCCACACCATCTCAAGATGATGTGCCAACTTTAGCATCTGTGGAGGAGATCACCTCTCTGGAGCCTGATCAGATAATGCAAAGAATCATCCACGTTCACTTCCATCACCATCTCTTACCTCTAAAGCTAGCTTTATATTGTAATGGAATAAGGCATCCTGTTAAATTATGGCCTGATATTGGATACTTTATAAAAGCTGTTCCCATGGATGTGGATGCCTTCATCAATGAGGAGTCTCATCTTAAAGGAATGTTTGAATACACGAGAAG TTGCACTTTCAGCGATCACATTGGAGGGTTAAATAACGACAAAGGTGACTGCTCGGTAGCGACAGACAAATTCCTTGAAATATGCAGAAGTCTGGCATCAAAGATGCTAAGCAATGCGAACATTTATCTTGTATCTGTGGATATGCCGATTGCTGCAAACCTTGATGATGCATCAGGGTTGTGCTTACGGTTCAGCAGTGAGGTCTTAAGCACATTGAAACCATGCTTAATTACAATTACTGTCGATGGTAAATGCACGGAACCACTGAACATTTCCATTAAAGTGAATTGTGAAGAAACTGTATTTGGCTTGAATTTGTTGAACCGGGTCGTCAATTTCTTGGTTGAGCCATCTCATACCAACTTGTTGTAA